From a region of the Leishmania donovani BPK282A1 complete genome, chromosome 24 genome:
- a CDS encoding formin, putative: protein MNIFRGIQHYFSGGGGDLKQLLDTRVYVWNIPAGSTTLTDRNLRVGRSTTRSIESTCSYLDNAETNRYIVFNFSPLMMELVEGCRCGQVLDFSKQSVENYGLLMEVCFTIRKWVYAGDTGGRSPVAPSAPSPIGGAVSSSRHTHTHCAVLAFLEESPAVAHPNYAAMIGSCYLIFSGFPTYTGSGTLDFVERELGIPRSVYHAPSQESYINYFQLLFEIPVLPNPKRLTLTRVSLHNLSSLSKSKLGLQLDSADGKAPRLFSDPKAWRRGDPSTLEVYLDLNESVLGDFVLNVFLYDVQPIHSDSGGVMAGSSPSVGSSGLVGGVLPSSMDGFQALSAASHEKALVGLGGAASLPTTRFITGTSKEKKLVQKGRLLRLAFSTIFIHQATHRVRVRDMDYAAANALPDDFYAQLHFSECAPADADEDYVRQITQRVEQSPQRQIMLSRPDPRDLLASAGAGGGYRSSSRYAAVEECRGGVYYRSDGTRCGGGASMDPRVRQERSLPLTGATMLYLPTPLHMESEDERLFDNEDDVAESEPTLVRVEPRQGTAARPRQPTPERMYGGGYPVTSTPAADMQEASPAPSSYAAAPPPHPPPSLPPPPPPPAKGIPLTHLDPSMITAGNSPPPRAPPPPGGLPPPTPPSKLPPPRPPPAPPAGLPPTAPSAGVPPPPPPPGPLNSNAPPPPPPPPGLPGSAAAAAKPKPQYTGPRLKTFFWKKISKPSGIWAASDTDDVHRAVIDDSFMLELFKVKAVAQPSAAEAAAKKSEQERRSRLCSNVFTGQRLQNMGIALKRVQVPVEVLCKALITCDSAVLPPERRETLTAALPTTEDVTALTAEKQAGRAVWTDVETYLYTAATTVKDVRERLQLWTAAEELEDTVQSISSLLSSVDAAVCAITRRNGRFARMMRIILAFGNYLNRGTPHADAEGFRLESLSQLNFVKSSDGKTTVLMALVVSLMDSGRGRSERRGGGGGATGAPGADSDADDVRDVLRFVEDVSCVRAVASSPLQDMGQQVSQLNFTLQRMRRVVEEAKDTKAWYEKRLPSVKAEELLDALPGLLTEAVDRYLATVGQIALRYQQLRDDVSAMMATYGEDPNADETVIWGYVLQFSKDVQRCVDTVTAAHLTKRRLMGMPEATEQTQSGVKADAAVPPSPSGGVPSPEPQGGVRQTRLPKLVDDDDSDD from the coding sequence tgctggacaCACGCGTCTACGTGTGGAACATCCCTGCCGGTAGCACGACGCTGACAGATCGGAACCTGCGCGTAGGTCGCTCGACGACGCGCTCCATCGAGTCCACCTGCAGCTACCTCGATAATGCGGAGACGAATCGCTACATTGTCTTCAACTTCTCGCCGCTCATGATGGAGCTGGTGGAGGGGTGCCGTTGCGGGCAGGTGCTGGACTTCTCGAAGCAGTCCGTGGAAAACTACGGCCTGCTCATGGAGGTGTGCTTCACAATTCGCAAGTGGGTGTACGCTGGCGACACAGGCGGCAGGTCACCCGTggcgccgtccgcgccgtcgccgatcGGTGGTGCAGTGTCGTCGagccggcacacgcacacgcactgtGCTGTCCTGGCCTTCCTCGAGGAGTCGCCAGCAGTGGCACATCCGAATTACGCGGCGATGATCGGGTCGTGCTACCTCATCTTCTCCGGCTTCCCCACGTACACAGGTAGCGGCACGCTCGACTTTGTGGAGAGAGAGCTCGGCATCCCCCGCAGCGTCTACCATGCGCCGTCACAGGAGAGCTACATCAACTACTTCCAGCTGCTCTTCGAGATCCCGGTGCTGCCCAACCCGAAGCGGCTCACTCTGACACGCGTCTCGTTGCACAACTTGAGCTCGCTATCGAAGAGCAAGCTTGGCCTGCAGCTGGACAGCGCAGACGGCAAGGCACCGCGGCTCTTCAGCGACCCGAAAGCCTGGCGTCGTGGCGACCCCTCCACGCTAGAGGTGTACCTGGACCTGAACGAGAGCGTGCTCGGTGACTTTGTTCTCAACGTGTTCCTGTACGATGTACAGCCAATtcacagcgacagcggcggcgtgatGGCGGGGTCTTCCCCCTCCGTAGGTAGCAGCGGCCTCGTCGGTGGCGTCCTGCCGTCGTCAATGGACGGCTTTCAGGCTCTGTCAGCGGCGTCACACGAGAAGGCCCTTGTTGGCCTAGGAGGtgccgcatcgctgccgaCAACACGGTTTATCACGGGTACCTCGAAGGAGAAGAAGCTCGTGCAGAaggggcggctgctgcgcctcgcctTCAGCACCATCTTCATCCACCAGGCGACGCATCGCGTGCGCGTACGGGACATGGACTACGCGGCTGCGAACGCATTGCCAGACGACTTCTATGCACAGCTGCACTTCAGCGAGTGCGCTCCAGCCGACGCGGACGAGGACTACGTGAGGCAGATTACCCAACGCGTAGAgcagtcgccgcagcgccagatCATGCTCTCCCGGCCCGACCCCCGCGACCTCCTCGCATccgctggcgccggtggcggctaCCGATCCTCTAGCCGGTACGCCGCTGTTGAGGAGTGCCGAGGAGGCGTGTACTACCGCAGTGACGGGACCaggtgtggcggcggtgcgagcATGGACCCGCGCGTCCGCCAAGAgcggtcgctgccgctgaccgGAGCCACCATGCTGtacctccccacccccttgcACATGGAGAGCGAAGATGAGCGGCTCTTTGACAATGAGGACGACGTCGCGGAGTCTGAGCCGACGCTGGTCCGGGTGGAGCCGCGGCAAGGCACCGCCGCTCGGCCTCGCCAGCCCACACCAGAGCGCATGTACGGCGGTGGGTACCCGGTTACATCTACCCCGGCTGCGGACATGCAGGAAGCATCGCCGGCACCTTCCTCAtatgcggcagcgccaccaccacacccgccgccgtcgcttccgcccccaccgccaccaccggcgaaAGGCATTCCGTTGACGCATCTGGACCCCTCCATGATCACCGCAGGAAactcgccaccaccgcgcgcgccaccgccgccggggGGGTTGCCCCCACCGACGCCACCCTCCAAACTCCCCCCtccgaggccgccgccggcgccccCCGCTGGTCTCCCCCCCACCGCGCCCTCGGCTGGggtgccgccaccaccgccaccgccaggaCCACTGAACAGCAatgcaccgccacccccgcctccgccgcccggCCTCCCGggcagtgcagcggctgctgcgaagcCGAAGCCACAGTACACCGGGCCGCGACTCAAGACGTTCTTCTGGAAGAAGATTTCCAAGCCGAGCGGCATCTGGGCTGCGTCGGACACCGACGACGTGCACCGCGCTGTGATCGACGATTCCTTCATGCTCGAACTCTTCAAGGTGAAGGCCGTCGCGCAGCCGAGCGcggccgaggcagcggcgaagaagtcggagcaggagcggcgcagccggTTGTGCAGCAACGTGTTCACGGGCCAACGGTTGCAGAACATGGGCATCGCCCTCAAGCGCGTACAGGTGCCGGTAGAAGTCCTGTGTAAAGCCCTCATCAcgtgcgacagcgccgtTCTGCCGCCAGAGCGGCGGGagacgctgacggcggcgctgcccaccaccGAGGACGTGACGGCGCTCACGGCTGAGAAGCAGGCGGGACGGGCGGTTTGGACGGACGTGGAGACGTACCTCTACACAGCCGCGACGACTGTGAAGGATGTGCgagagcggctgcagctctggACGGCTGCCGAGGAGCTCGAGGACACCGTCCAGTCCATCTCGAGCCTGCTAAGCTCCGTCGACGCGGCCGTGTGCGCCATCACGCGTCGCAACGGCCGCTTTGCCCGCATGATGCGCATAATCCTGGCGTTTGGAAACTACCTGAACCGTGGCACCCcacacgccgacgccgaAGGGTTCCGCCTGGAGAGCCTCAGCCAGCTCAACTTCGTGAAGAGCTCAGACGGGAAGACGACAGTGCTGATGGCGCTTGTCGTGTCCCTCATGGACAGCGGCCGGGGTAGGAGcgagcgacgaggaggaggaggaggcgccacGGGCGCACCCGGCGCCGACAGTGATGCTGATGACGTTCGCGACGTTCTGCGCTTTGTGGAGGATGTCAGCTGTGTTCGCGCCGTGGCGAGCAGCCCGCTGCAGGACATGGGGCAACAGGTGTCGCAGCTGAACttcacgctgcagcgcatgcggcgtgtcgtggaggaggccaagGACACGAAAGCCTGGTATGAAAAGCGACTCCCATCCGTGAAGGCAGAGGAGTTGCTGGATGCCTTGCCGGGGCTGCTCACAGAAGCCGTGGACCGCTACTTGGCCACGGTGGGGCAGATCGCCTTGCGAtaccagcagctgcgcgatgaCGTGTCGGCCATGATGGCCACCTACGGCGAGGACCCCAACGCAGACGAGACCGTCATTTGGGGCTACGTGCTACAGTTCAGCAAGGACGTGCAGCGGTGTGTAGACACGGTGACAGCAGCCCACCTGACGAAGCGACGACTCATGGGTATGCCGGAAGCGACGGAGCAGACGCAGAGCGGGGTCAAAGCAGACGCCGCTGTGCCACCATCCCCCAGCGGCGGCGTACCGTCGCCAGAGCCGCAAGGCGGGGTGCGGCAAACGCGGCTGCCGAAGCTcgtcgatgacgacgacagcgatgacTAG